In Helianthus annuus cultivar XRQ/B chromosome 8, HanXRQr2.0-SUNRISE, whole genome shotgun sequence, a single genomic region encodes these proteins:
- the LOC110871687 gene encoding uncharacterized protein LOC110871687, translated as MSVQQTDQPPLVYPVSSETSPPSHPQTDGSFGAVFIVLAVIVAISTIACFLGRLCNKRYNNSKPSKRSRHIQEKDMKPSRNAFQTKDGDIEFGYDKRFSSAKVANNGEPIMGPNMGQPNSPHEPNMGRPNMFHEPNIGRPNLFHEPNMGRPNSFREQNMGQPNSPHEPNMGRPNLFHEPNMGRPNLFPEPNMGPNLGRPNSFRETNMSRPNLFHEPNTGPNLGRPNSFRETNMGPNLGQSSSFREPPMGRADSFHEPSMGRPNSFRKGEFRDDHMRFGGDEDYVVNIPIYQKIYQ; from the coding sequence ATGTCGGTTCAACAGACGGATCAGCCTCCGCTAGTTTACCCGGTTTCTTCTGAAACAAGCCCACCTTCACACCCCCAGACGGATGGCTCGTTTGGGGCAGTTTTCATTGTGCTGGCAGTAATTGTGGCGATATCCACAATTGCTTGCTTTCTCGGGCGGTTGTGCAATAAGCGTTATAACAATTCAAAACCATCTAAGCGCAGTCGACACATCCAAGAAAAAGACATGAAACCTAGCCGTAACGCGTTCCAAACTAAAGATGGGGATATCGAGTTCGGGTATGATAAGAGGTTTTCGAGTGCTAAGGTCGCTAATAATGGTGAACCCATCATGGGCCCGAACATGGGCCAGCCTAATTCACCTCATGAACCAAACATGGGCCGGCCTAATATGTTTCATGAACCAAACATTGGCCGACCTAATTTGTTTCATGAACCAAACATGGGCCGTCCAAATTCATTTCGTGAACAAAACATGGGCCAGCCTAATTCGCCTCATGAACCAAACATGGGTCGACCAAATTTGTTTCATGAACCAAACATGGGCCGACCTAATTTGTTTCCTGAACCAAACATGGGCCCGAACCTAGGTCGGCCTAATTCGTTTCGTGAAACAAACATGAGCCGACCTAATTTGTTTCATGAACCAAACACGGGCCCGAACCTAGGTCGGCCTAATTCGTTTCGTGAAACAAACATGGGCCCGAACCTGGGCCAGTCTAGTTCGTTTAGAGAACCGCCTATGGGTCGGGCTGACTCGTTCCATGAACCATCTATGGGAAGGCCTAACTCGTTTCGTAAGGGTGAATTTAGAGATGATCACATGAGGTTTGGTGGTGATGAGgactatgtagttaatatcccgatatatcaaaagatatatcagtga
- the LOC110870727 gene encoding DNA (cytosine-5)-methyltransferase DRM2 translates to MDDNSSDAGSDNVDWNTEDELEIADISSPSSFSMSTTGNAAGVTTEVGESTSSSSHPSKIVNDFLKMGFPEAMVTKVISELGENNTEAILDTLLTYSVVDDIPEQETRSNDRNIIPQSNFEREFFSDLDSDFSDEDDSAESFEKDDPVVSLIDMGYSPNEASAAVSRCGIDAPLSELVDFISAAHLSKEADAEMDKLYFSSHPLQKDKKRKLPKEKSHSIKRYPKIERKRRDDDDDALHLPNPMIGFGVPRESFQVVSRTLRREAIGPPYFLYENVALTPKGVWNTIKSHLYEIEPEFVDSKFFCAAARKRGYIHNLPLNDRFPIQPLPPRSIFQALPATEKWWPSWDDREQLNCILTCVGSAQLTDRIRTALEKYDGVPDKHVKKYVMGQVKKWNLVWTGKNKVAPLEPDEIELIMGYPLYHTRGYSRSERYKGLGNAFQVDTVAYQLSVLKSLYPEGMNVLSLFSGIGGAEVALHKLGIPMKNVVSVEKSNVCRRIIEGWWEQTNQEGKLIHVSDVREVTDGKLEGWIRSFGGFDLVIGGSPCNNLAGGNRRTRDGLEGEHSSLFFDYVRILDTVKIIMGTT, encoded by the exons ATG GATGACAATTCTTCTGATGCTGGAAGTGATAATGTTGACTGGAATACTGAAGATGAGCTTGAGATAGCGGATATATCATCACCTTCCTCATTTTCCATGAGTACCACTGGTAATGCAGCAGGAGTTACAACTGAAGTTGGGGAG TCAACTTCTTCTAGCAGTCATCCCTCTAAGATTGTTAATGACTTTCTCAAAATGGGATTTCCGGAAGCAATGGTGACTAAAGTCATAAGTGAACTTG GAGAAAATAATACGGAGGCGATACTTGACACGTTACTTACATATTCT GTTGTTGATGACATTCCCGAGCAAGAAACTAGATCCAACGATCGAAATATAATCCCTCAAAGCAATTTCGAGAGGGAGTTCTTCTCTGATCTCGATAGCGATTTTAGTGAT GAAGACGACAGTGCTGAGTCTTTTGAAAAAGATGACCCGGTGGTGAGTCTGATTGATATGGGGTACTCACCTAATGAAGCTTCAGCTGCGGTTAGCAGATGTG GAATAGATGCACCGTTGTCGGAGCTGGTAGATTTCATCAGTGCAGCTCATTTATCAAAGGAAGCCGACGCTGAAATGGACAAACTGTATTTCAGCTCGCATCCATTG CAAAAGGACAAGAAAAGGAAGCTACCAAAAGAAAAAAGTCATAGTATAAAAAGGTATCCCAAAATCGAGAGAAAAAGAAGGGACGATGACGATGACGCCCTCCACCTTCCAAACCCGATGATCGGGTTCGGTGTTCCTCGAGAATCGTTTCAAGTGGTTTCCAGAACCCTTCGAAGAGAAGCTATTGGCCCGCCATATTTTCTCTATGAAAATGTAGCTCTTACACCAAAAGGCGTTTGGAACACGATTAAAAGTCATCTGTACGAAATCGAGCCCGAATTCGTGGATTCTAAATTCTTCTGTGCTGCAGCAAGAAAAAGAGGTTACATTCATAACCTTCCATTAAACGATAGGTTCCCGATTCAGCCATTACCTCCGCGATCTATCTTTCAAGCTCTGCCGGCAACCGAAAAATGGTGGCCGTCTTGGGACGACAGAGAACAGTTGAATTGCATACTGACATGTGTAGGAAGTGCTCAACTAACAGATAGGATTCGAACTGCCCTTGAAAAATATGACGGTGTGCCGGATAAGCATGTTAAGAAATATGTCATGGGTCAAGTCAAGAAATGGAACCTGGTCTGGACCGGGAAGAATAAGGTTGCACCCCTTGAGCCTGATGAGATTGAGCTCATAATGGGCTACCCACTCTATCATACAAGAGGTTATTCAAGATCTGAAAGATATAAAGGACTCGGGAATGCATTTCAG GTTGATACAGTTGCTTACCAGCTATCTGTACTAAAGAGTTTGTACCCAGAGGGTATGAACGTTCTTTCGCTTTTCTCTGGGATCGGTGGGGCTGAAGTTGCACTGCACAAGCTCGGGATTCCAATGAAGAATGTAGTCTCTGTTGAGAAATCGAATGTGTGCAGACGCATTATCGAAGGCTGGTGGGAGCAAACTAACCAAGAAGGAAAATTGATTCACGTATCAGATGTGCGAGAGGTGACAGATGGGAAATTAGAGGGGTGGATTAGGTCTTTTGGTGGGTTTGATCTTGTGATTGGGGGGAGCCCATGCAACAACCTTGCTGGTGGCAATAGGCGGACACGTGATGGGCTTGAAGGTGAACACTCTTCTCTTTTTTTTGACTATGTCCGTATCCTCGACACGGTGAAAATTATTATGGGTACGACTTAG
- the LOC110871686 gene encoding probable polygalacturonase At1g80170 has protein sequence MGKIVFVSVLVLLLLVNVIAHVEDILSDNFDHGFGEVENLEFEDEEIELFDMPSWSSQRGGKILVNVDSFGAAGDGVSDDTKAFENAWKQACSTAKSVLLVPPGRTYLVNATKFRGPCSGKLIIQIDGTIIAPDEPKNWDPKSPRNWLSFTNLTGTTIQGHGVIDGSGHKWWAASCKKNKTNPCVGAPSAFTIDQSSAIKVKGLTFQNSQQMNFVISHCQSVRIYSVLVSSPEDSPNTDGIHLTGSTNVVIQNSKIATGDDCVSIVNASSNIKMKNIACGPGHGISIGSLGKDNSTGIVSRVVLDTAFLKGTTNGLRIKTWQGGSGYVNAVRYQNVKMEDVANPIIIDQFYCDSPKSCKNQTSAVEISQIMYLNISGTSKTAEAMKFACSDTVPCNNIILNNINLQRMDGKTAQTYCNSVTGINYGLIEPSADCLTSSSDKSTIEECEVNESEHLIHTEL, from the exons ATGGGCAAAATCGTCTTTGTTTCCGTTCTTGTTTTGTTGCTTTTGGTTAATGTAATTGCTCATGTTGAAGACATTTTATCCGACAACTTTGATCATGGTTTTGGTGAGGTTGAAAATCTTGAGtttgaagatgaagaaatagagtTGTTTGACATGCCATCATGGTCTAGTCAACGCGGTGGCAAGATTTTGGTGAATGTGGATAGCTTTGGGGCTGCTGGAGATGGAGTTTCCGATGATACCAAG GCATTTGAAAATGCATGGAAACAAGCTTGTTCTACAGCAAAATCGGTGCTTTTGGTTCCCCCTGGTCGTACTTATCTAGTTAATGCAACAAAATTCAGAGGCCCATGTTCTGGAAAGTTGATTATTCAG ATTGATGGAACAATTATAGCACCAGATGAACCCAAGAACTGGGACCCGAAAAGTCCTCGGAATTGGCTGAGCTTTACTAACCTCACCGGTACCACTATTCAAGGACATGGAGTTATTGATGGTTCAGGCCATAAATGGTGGGCTGCATCTTGCAAAAAGAACAAAACAAAC CCTTGTGTCGGAGCACCATCG GCATTTACAATTGATCAAAGTTCGGCTATAAAAGTCAAAGGTCTTACGTTCCAAAACAGTCAACAGATGAATTTTGTGATCTCACACTGCCAATCTGTGCGCATCTATAGTGTTCTAGTTTCATCTCCCGAAGATAGTCCAAACACCGATGGAATCCATCTTACTGGATCCACAAATGTTGTTATACAAAACAGCAAAATCGCAACAG GCGATGATTGTGTCTCGATTGTGAATGCAAGCTCAAATATCAAGATGAAGAACATTGCATGCGGTCCTGGTCATGGAATCAG CATAGGAAGCTTGGGTAAGGATAACAGTACAGGAATTGTCTCGAGAGTAGTCTTGGATACCGCATTCCTTAAAGGCACTACTAACGGCCTTAGAATTAAGACATGGCAG GGAGGATCTGGTTATGTAAATGCCGTACGCTACCAAAATGTGAAAATGGAAGATGTAGCCAACCCGATCATAATCGACCAGTTCTACTGCGATTCACCTAAGAGTTGTAAAAATCAG ACATCAGCTGTGGAAATAAGTCAAATAATGTATCTAAACATTAGTGGAACTTCAAAGACCGCAGAGGCGATGAAGTTTGCTTGCAGCGACACGGTGCCATGCAACAACATAATATTAAACAACATCAATTTGCAAAGGATGGACGGTAAAACGGCTCAAACATATTGCAACTCTGTTACTGGCATAAACTATGGGCTCATTGAACCTTCTGCTGACTGTTTGACTTCTTCTTCTGATAAGTCAACTATTGAAGAATGTGAGGTCAACGAATCCGAGCATTTGATACATACTGAGCTTTAG